A DNA window from Brachionichthys hirsutus isolate HB-005 chromosome 10, CSIRO-AGI_Bhir_v1, whole genome shotgun sequence contains the following coding sequences:
- the LOC137900211 gene encoding RING finger protein 145-like: MTLKDRVEAVLNVGLRVPSIMLLDVLYRWDVSSFFQKIQRSSLSNNPLFQYKYLALYLHYVGYILSLVLLTLPRQHLVNLYLYVLTALLLFAGHQVSRDYVRSELESGYEGPIYLEPLSMNRFTTALIGQLVVCTLCSCVMQTKRIWLFSAHLLPLVARLCLVPLGTIVFINKFSMIFTGLEVIYFLASNLLVPYKLAMTAYRELAQVVEVYGLLALGMFLWNQLVLPVLFMCFWLLLFALQIYSYFSTRDHPTSRERLLFLFLTSIAECCSTPYSLLGLVFTVSFIALGVLTLCKFYLQGYRAFMNDNTMHRGMTEGITLLILAVQTGLIELQIVHRAFLLSIILFIVVASILQSMLEIADPIVLALGASRDKSLWKHFRAVSLCLFLLIFPAYMAYMICQFFHMDFWLLIIISSSILTSLQVLGTLLIYILFMVEEFRKAPVENMDEVIYCVNGTYRLLEFLVAVCVVCYGVSETVFGEWSVMGSTIILVHSYYNVWLRAQLGWQSFLLRRDAVNKIKSLPTASDAQLEQYNDICAICYQDMNNAVITPCSHFFHAGCLKKWLYVQETCPLCHLQLKSQTPTSSAPAPNQDAPAANRSPAGQDKATFKQNDGAISNDGAGEGPGEQEGGDGPVTSAPSAPQHGTTPSSSSPSTETKSQSPADPPSSSSGHAFPLPPTLCHHSSPQAPAQTETAPADPDPTPQINPDLPLDSQGSPAGPPPRPDQHAAPPEDDGPPPRSL, translated from the exons gttACATCTTGAGCTTGGTGCTCCTGACTCTGCCCCGTCAGCACCTTGTTAATCTTTACCTGTATGTCCTCACTGCCTTGTTGCTGTTTGCTGGTCACCAAGTTTCCAG gGATTATGTGCGCAGTGAACTGGAGTCTGGCTATGAAGGACCCATCTACCTGGAGCCGCTCTCTATGAACAGATTCACCACTGCGCTCATTG GTCAGCTGGTGGTGTGCACGCTGTGTTCCTGTGTGATGCAGACCAAGAGGATCTGGCTTTTCTCAGCTCATCTCCTCCCCCTGGTGGCCAGGCTTTGTTTGGTCCCGCTGGGGACGATCGTCTTCATCAATAAGTTCTCCATGATCTTCACCGGTCTGGAGGTCATTTACTTCCTGGCTTCTAACTTATTGGTACCTTACAAGCTCGCCATGACTGCCTACAGGGAGCTGGCTCAG gtggTGGAGGTGTACGGGCTGCTAGCTTTAGGAATGTTTCTGTGGAACCAGCTGGTCCTTCCGGTTCTCTTCATGTGtttctggctgctgctgtttgcctTGCAAATCTACTCCTACTTCAGCACCCGGGATCATCCCACCTCTCGGGAGAGgctccttttcctctttctcaccAG TATTGCAGAATGTTGTAGTACTCCGTACTCCCTGCTCGGTCTCGTCTTCACCGTCTCCTTCATCGCTTTGGGAGTTCTCACGCTCTGCAAGTTCTACCTTCAAGGTTACAGAGCCTTCATGAACGACAACACCATGCACAG GGGAATGACTGAAGGCATCACCCTCCTGATCCTTGCTGTCCAGACGGGCCTCATAGAACTCCAGATCGTCCACCGAGCCTTCCTGCTGtccatcatcctcttcattgtTGTTGCTTCCATCCTGCAGTCCATGCTGGAGATAGCTGACCCCATAGTCCTGGCCCTGGGAGCCTCCAGAGACAA GAGTTTGTGGAAGCACTTCAGAGccgtgtctctctgtctcttcctgctgATCTTTCCAGCCTACATGGCCTATATGATCTGTCAGTTCTTCCACATGGACTTCtggctcctcatcatcatctcctcctccatcctcactTCGctacag GTCCTCGGCACTCTGCTGATCTACATTCTCTTCATGGTGGAGGAGTTTCGCAAGGCGCCCGTGGAGAACATGGATGAAGTCATCTACTGCGTGAACGGGACCTACAGGCTGCTGGAGTTCCTG GTTGCGGTGTGCGTGGTGTGCTACGGCGTGTCGGAGACTGTGTTCGGGGAGTGGAGCGTAATGGGCAGCACGATCATACTGGTCCACTCCTACTACAACGTGTGGCTCCGAGCCCAGCTGGGCTggcagagcttcctgctccggaGGGACGCCGTGAACAAGATCAAGAGCCTCCCCACGGCCAGCGACGCTCAGCTGGAGCAGTACAACGATATCTGTGCGATCTGCTACCAG GATATGAACAACGCTGTGATCACCCCATGCAGCCATTTCTTCCACGCCGGTTGTCTGAAGAAATGGCTTTATGTCCAGGAGACGTGTCCCCTGTGCCACTTGCAACTCAAGAGCCAAACGCCAACTTCCTCTGCCCCAGCCCCCAACCAAGATGCCCCTGCGGCCAATCGGAGCCCTGCAGGACAGGACAAAGCTACGTTCAAGCAAAACGATGGAGCTATTTCAAATGACGGGGCGGGGGAGGGGCCCGGAGAGCAGGAGGGGGGCGATGGACCCGTCACGTCGGCTCCCTCGGCTCCGCAGCACGGGACgactccctcctcttcctctccttcgaCTGAAACGAAGAGCCAGTCGCCCGCCGATCCTCCCTCATCGTCTTCCGGACACGCCTTTCCTTTACCCCCCACCCTCTGTCACCATTCATCCCCACAGGCACCAGCCCAGACAGAGACGGCCCCCGCTGACCCCGACCCCACCCCTCAGATAAATCCTGACTTGCCGTTGGACAGCCAGGGGTCCCCTGCTGGTCCACCGCCACGGCCCGACCAACACGCGGCCCCTCCTGAGGACGATggcccccccccacgcagcctCTGA